The stretch of DNA AATCCTTCTCTCCGCTTTCTCTGGCTTCTTATGGCACAGTCCATCTTGTGACGCAGGGTCAAAACTCACCGCTGACGCGCCAGGTTGTGGATCGATGAGCGCGGAAGTAGACTTCCTGTGAATTCAGGAAGTTCTGAGGCGAGAGAGATTTTGTCATCTGGCAAAGTGAACATTCGACCGGCACGATTGTCCGTGTCAGGATTGTCAGCGTCAAATTGACAGTCGAATGATTACTGAGGCATGACGTCAATCTGGTCTCAGGAGATAAGCCAGAATTGAATGGTTTCAATTCGCCTTATGACATCCTGTTTGAAGCGTATCAATTAAGAGATCAAGTCGATGATGAAACATGTTTTGTCGGCCATGGTGATGAATCAGCCAGGCGTTCTGGCCCATATTTCCGGGATGCTGGCTTCCCGTGCATTCAATATTGAAAGTCTGGCTGTCGGAGAGACGGAAAGGCCAGATTTTTCCCGGATCACGTTTGTTGTGGCAGGCGACAATAAAGTTGTCGATCAGGTCCGTAAGCAGCTCGAAAAGATTGTCACCGTGGTCAAGGTGATGGATTACCGCGATCAGGACATTCTTGAGCGGGATCTCATGCTGTTGAAGGTCTCGACGGTTGAAAGTGGACTTTCCAAAGTCAAAGAACTGGCGGAAATCTTCCGCGCAAAGATCGTCGATGTGGGCCAAAGCCACGTCATGATCGAACTCTCCGGGCCGGAACGCAAAATCGACGCTTTTATCGATCTGATGCGACCATTTGGCATCCTCGAACTGGTGCGTACCGGACGGATTGCACTGGCTCGGGAAGTGTCATTGTCTGTCGAGGATGCTCTGAAGCCTCCGACCCCTTACGATACTTCCGAAGTCGAAATCGAAGTCTAAGCCGAATGGATGTGGGGTCACATTTTCTGGTGAAACGATTCCCCTGTCATGAGTTCGACTTCACGGGAATTGACGGCGATCAGCGAACTTCTGGCACCTTTTCTTGCAATTGGTGCCCACTCTGCTGAAAATCTGCGGGAATTGATTAAACTCTCGCCTTACGGATCGATTCTCGAAAGGTTCTAGCACCTTGGCGGGCATCGCTGGTTTGTTCTGTCTGTTAATCAACTCTGTCAGTTAATCAACAGAGCGAGACTTGTTGCTTTTTGACACTCTACGAAAGAATCACAGCACCATGGCAGCTAAGGTTTATTATGACGACGACGCTGATCTCTCTTTGTTAAAAGGGAAAACCATTGCAATTCTGGGTTACGGTAGCCAGGGGCATGCCCAGGCCCAGAACCTGCGTGACAGCGGTTTGAATGTTGTCGTCGGTCAGCGTCCTGGCAGTAAAAACTACGACCTTGCTGTCAGCCATGGTTTCAAGCCCCTGTCGATTGCTGAAGCGGTCAAGCAGGCAGATCTTGTCAATATCCTCCTCCCGGATGAAGTGCAGGGGGATACTTACAAGTCGGAAATTCTGCCAAATCTCAAGCCCAATGCTCTTCTGCTCTGCTCACATGGTTTCAACTTGCACTTCGGCCAGATTGTACCGCCGGCTGGTGTTGATGCCGCTCTGGTGGCTCCTAAAGGGCCGGGACATCTTGTCCGTAGCGAATACGAAAAGGGCGGTGGAGTCCCATCACTCATCGCCTTGTGGCCTGGTGCTTCGGATAACAGCCGTAAACTGGCATTGGCTTACGCCAAGGGGATTGGTGGAACACGCGGCGGTGTGATTGAAACCACCTTTGCCGAAGAAACCGAAACCGATCTCTTCGGTGAGCAGGTCGTTCTTTGCGGCGGCGTCAGTGCTTTGATCAAGGCGGCATTCGAAGTTCTGGTTGAGGCTGGCTATCAGCCCGAAATGGCTTATTTCGAGTGTATGCACGAGATGAAACTGATTGTCGACCTGTTCTATCAGGGCGGTCTGAACTACATGCGATACAGTGTTTCCAACACTGCCGAGTATGGTGATTACACCCGTGGCCCAAGAATTATCACTGCTGAAACCAAGCAGGAAATGAAGAAGATTCTGGGTGAGATTCAATCGGGTCAGTTCGCTCGTGACTGGCTGCTCGAAAACCGCGTGAATCAGGCCAGCTTCAAGGCTGTCCGCCGTCGTGAACGCGAACATCAGATTGAGAAGGTTGGCCGCGATCTTCGCAAAATGATGAAGTGGATCAATGCGAAAGAGTTTTAAGCCGTAAACATCGAAAGCGCCGATTCCCAGGAATCTCTCGCTTTGACAATCATCGACCCCGGTTGTGCTCGCTGCAACCGGGGTCGATTTTTTGCCAGAGGAGTTGCAAAGCGGATTCTCCTATTCGGCAAATCGCTCCATGGCGAGTTCAAAGTGATGTCTGGCGGAGCGACCGCTGATGGTCGTACGGCTGATCAGTTCCCGGGCAATCTCCTCCACGGCCAGCCATGGGCCTACCTGGGAAAGAATATGCTCGACCTTATTGAGCAGCCGCTGTTCCAGACGTTCGACTTGCCTGATGTTGGTCGCCCGCATACTCGAAAAATGTCTGACTTGCCTTAAATCACTCACGGCGCCTTCCCAGCGATAATCGCCTCGATACCTTGCTTCAGCCGCGACACCCGCCAGGAGAATCAGTATCTCTCCTTCCAGCACATCTTTGCTGGGCTTGAAATTTCCTTTGTTCAGCCGGCATTGACCCAATCGCAAGCTGTTAGGCTCGATGGTCACTTCGTGAACAGGTCTGCCCAGAAAAAGTGCGACCACCGCATGCCCCGCTTCGTGGTAAGCGGTCGCAGTCAATTCGGTCTGTGGGAGAGGTGCGGAGTCCATAAGGGGTTCAATAACCCGAGGAATGAATACTATGGAAGATCGACAGCTGGTGCTGTGAAATTATCGGATTGTGAAACCATGGGGTTGGCAATCGAATAACCGTCGCTTAGAAAATGAGGTTTTGTCGGCTGATTCTGGAAAGGTTGAGTGAACCTGCCGGGGATCTCCTGGATTTTGTGTTGCTCAATCGTTGATTCTCCCGTCATGCGGAGGCTGTCCGGCAAGGCTTCGGGATGGTCGGTTGTTCTTTGAATCTGTGCACCGAGTTGTCGCAGCTTTTCGTCGTGCTTTTCATAGCCACGATCCAGATGATACACACGACGAATGACGGATTCGCCCTCTGCAGCCAGAGCGGCAATCACGAGGGCAGCACTGGCTCTTAAGTCGGAAGCCATCACATTGGTACCACTCAAATGTGCGGGCCCGGCAATAATGGCACTCGCCCCTTCCCGGCGAACTTGTGCCCCCATTCGTAACAATTCAGGCACATGCATAAACCGGTCGGGGAATACTTTGTCAGTAATAATGCTGATCCCCGGGACAAGGCAAAGCAGGGCTGTGAGTTGTGCCTGAAGATCGGTCGGTACTCCAGGATAAGGCAATGCGGTGCAATCAGCCGGATTCAAGTGGGCGGCACCTGAAACATGCAGGCCTGTCCGACCATCGCTCGTTGAGGAGGGTTCAATTGAGACTCCAATCTGACGCAGGATGTCGATCACTGCCGAAAGGTGACGCGGCTGGGCATCTTCAATCAAGACATCGCCGCAAGTGGCTGCGGCAGCAATCATCATCGTGCCAGCTTCGATCCGATCGGGAATGACGGCATGCTCCACGCCATGCAACTCGTCAACACCTTCAATCTCGATGACGGGTGTGCCGTGCCCGGTGATGCGGGCCCCGGCGGCATTCAGAAAGTTTCCCAGATCGACGATTTCCGGCTCACAGGCTGCTGCCGAGATTCGAGTCATCCCTCGTGCCAGGCTTGCGGCTGTCATGATGTTTGCAGTCCCTGTGACCGTGCTGCCAAATGGGCCACCCAGGTAAATCTCTGCGCCATGCAGCCGTGTGGCGTCGGCGTGAACGTAGCCTCTTTCAATACGAATCCGAGCTCCCAGTGCCACCAATCCTTTGAGATGCAGGTCGATTGGTCTGTGACCAATATTGCACCCGCCGGGAAGTGAAACAACGGCTTTTCCCCAGCGTGCCAGAAGAGGGCCCAGGACACAGACGCTGGCTCGCATTCGCCTGACCAGATCGTAATCGGCAATACCGGTTGTTGCCTGGGGAGGGGTAATGGCCAATTCACCTGTCGAGAGATCCCGGGTGACAACAGCTCCCAATGATTCGAGTACTTGTGTTAATGTCGAGACATCAGCCAGTTGAGGAACACGCCGCAATTGTGATAAACCACTGACGGCAATCGATGCTGCCATAATCGGGAGAGAGGCGTTCTTGGCGCCAGCGAGGCGGACATTGCCGGCCAGTGGGATGCCTCCCCGAATAATCAGCATGTCCATCCATGGACTCCTCTGGATTTCAATCTGGTAAGTCAATGGCTTACCTTGGCCCGCATGATCTTAACGTGAGTTCAACATGACAAACAATTGTTGGCAATGTCAGTTTTCGGGAGAGTCTTGCCTTTGATCGAGACTAGAGCTTTGAGCTTCGAGATTAATTGAAGCATACCGAATCGCTGGAAGGCGCTGGATGTGGATTTGCTGGAAGAATTCCTTCGATAATCTGTGGGATCAAGCTGGCAAACCAGGTGACGTTTAACCCAAGTCGATCATCGTACATCGGGTCTCGATTGGAAACATCTAACGTGGCGGCATGAATTCCCAACAGGCACCAGCGCTCCTCAAATTGACCAGCGACCGGGGTGGGTCTGAGCAGTTTCGTCACCACAGGAGATCCACTTGTGCCGCGATGTGTCCGCGCATCGGTCACAAAATAAGGGTTGCCCTTAAACGGTCTCGAAAAGTCGCTGGCGACCACGGCCTGCCGGACAAGTGGCAAGTTATTTAATGTATCGTGGAATCCGAGAGGAAAACCGGTGATGAGCACTTGTTGACCAGGTGGTAATGTTTCCTCAGGGCCCAGAATATCTGACGCTCCAAAACTGGAAATCACATAGTTCTGTTTAAGCAGTTTACCAGGTAACGGGACAGCTACGACATCAATATCGTTCACTGGACGGGGATACGCTTTCCAGAGAGGCACGCCCTGCTTGTAGAGCTGAATTTCCAGGGGCCCGCTTTTCGTGAGATCGTCCTTAACCGTGTGCAACTGAAGTTTGAGAGTGTCAGGCCGATGCCCGGCCATTTCATCGACGCAAACATGCCGATTCGTGATGAGATAAAGCTCGGATTGCCATTCGAAAAAGAAACCGCTGGCATTTGTCAATAATTGGCCTTGGCCATAGGTTTCGACTTTGGCAACTCGCAAGAACAGTTCAGGAACCAGCATCCAGTCTCCTTGGTAACTCATAGCCATGAGTTCGAGTGATTGTGGCCATGGTTGACTTACGAGCAGACTTTCAAAGTGTGCCCATCATGCAGGTTTGATGCAGTCGGCCAGGATAGCAACTAGTATCATGGCAGATTCCGAGTGTTTTCGCACCTCTGGAGTCATCAGATGGTGCCGCCATAGAAATGCCTGGTGACGAATCGTCGCTCATACAGGATGGTGACTCAGCGTGTCATTCTCTGGTGTGATCAGGTTGCTCGACCTCACAGGAAGATCTACTATGAAAGAGATCGATCTGTTCGGGGAAATAGAACAACTCCTGCACCAGAGCCTGAGTGGCTGCCCGTGGATGCGGGAAGAGCATCAGTCCTGATTAAAGACCCAGTCGCCTCGCACCTTCATGACAATCTTGCGAACGGGACTGGGTTCATTAACCGCCAGTCCGGGAGCATGAATATCCTGCGGGAAAAAGATGAGAAACATCCCGGCTGATGCGACAAATCGCTGTGTTCCCGGATGGTAAAAGACGACATCTCGCTCATCTGAGTAGGGTGTGCGAATGGTGAGATTGTCGGAAGTACGTGCGAGTCCAAACGCTTCTTCTCCACGGACGATGTACTGGACATCGACATACTTTCGATGAGATTCCCAGACAGCCTCCGTCGGCTGTTTCGTCTGATACTCCTCAACAATGGCAATCAGAGCATCCGAATCGAGCCGATGTTTTCCCGTTGGTAACTCATGGGCCGCCGGCGAGGCGAGGAATTGCAAGGCTCTGGTAATGGCCGGGTGGCAATGAGAGTAAAAGTGCTGATTCGCGAGTTCGTCGATGATCACTGTTTACACTGATCCCTGATTGGGGCCATGATGCCTGAAGAGGTAATCCCTCTGCGAATTTGTCGTTTCACGACAGTTCAGAGCCCTGAGCTATTCTTTCTGCAGGTCACTGCCGCGCAGGGATTTAACAAAATCTTGAACTGTGATTCTGAGAATTGACTGCAGTCGATAGGTTTCGCTGTTCCGAGAAATGCCACGGTTCCTGGCGACATCGATCAGCAAAGCACTCAGAAGCAATGCGGCGGCCAAAAGGAAAGTCGTAAGTATTGCTCGAACCATGATGATCAAAGAATTTCTGGTCAGATCATCGTTCAGGATGACCGTAATCCATAGGAAGCATGAGTACTGAACGCTTCATCAAGAACATTCATGAAATCGGTTGAACGACCTCTGGGGTTTGTGCCACAACGTTATCGTGCAGTTTTCTCAGCCCGGTGATCAGTGACTGAATTTCTTCGGCCGTGAAATTCTCGACGGCCATGGCCCGGACATCGAGGACACAATCGACAATCTTTTCCCAGATAGGCTCTGCGGCAGGGAGCAGTCGAATGATCTTTTTGCGGCGATCGCCATAAGCTTCTGTCCGCTCGATGAGTTTCGCCTGCTCCATTCGATCCAGAATTCGAACCAGTGTAGGAGGTTCAATCATCATGCGTTCGGCCAGTTCTGTCTGGCACAGTTCCTTGTCTTTCGCCAGCCAGCCAATCACATGGGACTGACGATAGGTGATGCCGTACTTTTCGAGTTCTGCATTCAGTGCTCTCTGGTAACTCTGTGTGGCTGTCCCTAACCAATACCCCACGCTGCTTTCGAAATCATACTGTCTCAAGATGGGCCCAATTTGAAAGGAGGAGACGAAAAGATGAGGTGTCGGAAAAACAGACAAGGTGTCGAACGGTGAGCAAGCGAACGATGTTTGCTGAATGGTCGTCAAATCGCTAGTTAATGATTGGACTTCGCCTGAGAACGATTTGCAAGAGCATTTAATTGCTGATAAGACTGACAACGTTGTTATGTCCAGAATTTGATTTGATTCAGATTATCCAACTTTTGGCCCCGCACAATCAATGAATTCACAGAAAATACACGGTATCGGATTGGTGAAGACGCGAAGGTTTCAAGCACGATGCTGGACTTTGTAGACGGCGGCAAAGCTAGCAAGTTGTTCCGTCGACTGAATGAAAACAACGACGTTTTATTAGTGAACAAAATATTCGTTTCGATATAACTCCTTAAATATGCTTGTTGTATCAACGACGTGCGGTGCTGTTGATCGTGCATCCACGAAGTTGGGTGCTGGCGTTAATCGGGCCAAGGGGAGTTGCTCAAAACGTGTGCCCATGGCAGGATGCTCGAACAGCCGGATACTATCTGAATCAAACAGTGCCTCGTATCAACCTTTCTGGCGATAAGCCGTCCTGAAGGAAGAGAAATGACTGGTCAGTCGACGACGACACCTCAAGCAACCGTGGTGATTTTTGGTGCCTCCGGCGACCTGACAGCACGCAAGCTTCTGCCTGCTCTGTACGACCTCTGGAACGATGGGTATCTCAGCGATACGTCACCAATTGTGGGGGTGGCCCGTCGCGAAAAATCGCATGAAGAATTTCGCAACGAGATCTTCGAAGCCATTCAATCCTCGGTGCGTGATGGAAAGATTCCTGCTGAAAAGTGGGCCAGTTTCTCAGCACGGCTTTATTACCGACAGACCGATATTTCGGATGGCAACGAGTATGCGGGTCTGGATGAGGATCTGAAAGCTCTTGAGGCTCAAGCCGGTCACGGTGCCAACAGAGTGATTTATATGGCGACATCGCCGGACCTGTTTTTACCGGCTGTGGAGCATCTGTCACTCGCGGGAATGATCCCGGATCGCGACGACGAGCGCTGGTTGCGCGTCGTTTTTGAAAAGCCATTCGGGCACGATCTCGAATCGGCCCAGCAGCTCAGTGCCAATCTGAAGCGTTTGCTGCGCGAAGATCAGATTTATCGAATTGACCATTATCTGGGCAAAGAAACTGTCCAGAACATCCTGCTGTTCCGATTTGGAAACTCGATTTTTGAACCACTGCTCAATCGCAGCCATGTGGAACATGTGCAGATTACGGTGGCCGAATCACAAGGCATGGAACGAGGTCGCGGCGGTTACTACGACAAATCGGGTGCCTTGCGTGATGTTCTGCAGAACCATGTGCTGCAACTCCTTTGCCTGATTGGTATGGAGCCACCCGCTCGCTTTCTGGCTTCCGACCTGCATGACGAAAAACTGAAAGTCCTGAAATGTTTAAGGCCTGGTACCAAAGGGGATATTTCGTCGTGGGTTGTTCCCGGCCAATACTCCACAGGGATGGTCGATGGTCAGACCGCCATCAGTTATCTCTCGGAGGATCGCATCGCGCCCGATTCCCGCACCGAAACCTACGTCGCCATGAAAGTGGAAATCGACAACTGGCGCTGGGCCGGTGTCCCGTTCTATTTGCGAACCGGCAAAAGGCTTCCCAAACGAGTTTCCGAGATTGCCATTCAATTCAAACTTCCACCGCTAAACCTCTTCAGCACGGTGGAATGTGAAGGGGATATCTGTGACCTCGTGGGGGCTCGTCCGAACACATTGATCTTCCGCATTCAGCCCAGTGAATCGATTTCGCTGAGATTCTCGACCAAGCAACCCGGTATGCAGTACCAGATTCATCCCGTGAAGATGGATTTCAAATACGAAGAGGCCTTCACTCAGGCACTGCCAGAGGCCTACGAGCGGCTCTTGCTGGAAGTTCTCCGCGGAGATTCCACACTCTTCATGCGCAGTGACGAGCTGGAAGCCGCCTGGCAATTTGTGGATCCGGTCCTGAATTTCTGGGAAAAGAAAACCGTGGTTCCCGAACCTTATCGAGCAGGTTCGTGGGGGCCGCGTGAAGCCGATGAACTGCTTTGGGAGTCTGGCCATCGCTGGCGAACACCGGGAGAATCTGGCCCTTCGGGTGAACTGAAACCTGCGACGTAATCCGAGTTCGATCAGGCGAAGCCACACCCGGGTTTGAATTCATCCCTTTGCAAATTCTCATGTCGCAGGAAATCGAATGGCACCGTCCGCCTCAGTGAATCGCACACTGCTGGGGTGGCTTGCCATAGGCATACTGGGGACGGCGATCTTTCTGATTCTGACAGATCGCGAGCAGGCGGATGGCCTGGGGGGAATCTTGATCCGTATCGGGATCGTCGTCGGTGCCTTTTGGCTCCTCGGTCCGAAACAGTGGAATCTCAGTCTGCGGTCGAAATTCTCGTGGTGGCTGATCGGTGGCATGACACTAGCCATCGTCATCATGTCCCGCGTTCGCATTCCACTGGTTTATTTTGTGTTAGCGGCCACTCTGTTCGTGGGCCTCTTGTGGTTTGCTCGACCCAAAAAGAAAGCACCCTAAGGTCGTTCTGCCAATCAACAGAAGCGCAGACTTCAGACCTCGTCACATTGATTGACCAGCACTGCATGACTCATGAACTGACCGTGAGTTACCCGGATCAGAAATCACTCTCCATGGATGAATGCCTTCCACGAACGATACTTGGAAGAATCCAGGTGTTGCTGCATGGTCGGGCTGCGAGATGGCTTGGAGGGAGTTGACATCAGCTTCATGCCGGCTTCGTGAGGAGTGCGACCACCTTTGCGAACATTGCAATCCAGGCATGAGCAGACAATGTTTTCCCAAGAGGTGGGCCCGCCTCGACTTTTCGGCATCACATGGTCGAGACTGAGTTTGTGCAGGCTGAACTTCTTGCCGCAATATTGGCAGCGATTCTCATCTCTTAGGAAGATGTTGCGACGGTTGAATTTGACGGCATTGCGAGGCATGCGATCGTAAGACAACAGACGAATGATTTTCGGAACTTGAATCGCAAAGCTGACCGATTGCACCCAGTCCGCATCCTCTTCGTAATCTCCCAAAGAGGCCTTGATCTGGCTGATTTCCAGCCACTGTCCAAAATCAAGGGATTGGTAGGAACGTTCTTCTACGGAAATAACCTCTGCCAGTTCTTTCGCCAGCAGGCAAAAGGCACGCTTGGCGGAAATCACCTGCACGGCAGCGTAATGGCGATTTAATGCCAGGACGCTCGCATGCAGACCTGTCGTTCGACCCGCAATCATCGCGACTCGATTCCTTTCCTGCTCCGGGCTGGATCATCCATCACATCGGTGCCTCGACAAGAACACGAACTGTGAATCAAGACCCGTCACATACTAACCACAAGCAATCAGTACAGATTTCAGAGAGTCGTCATCCACAATCATTTTGCGAATTGTAACCGTCAAAAAATCTTGGGGCAATTCCCTAGTTTCGATCAGAACAATTCTGCTCCCAGTGGTCACATGAATTTCACTTCATTTTGATGTTTTCTTTGGGCTGACTGGAACTCGTCAGTCGAGCTGAGCTGAACCTGCGAAAACGACACACTTCCCCAAAGCCAACAGGTTCGAGTGAAATCTTCTTTGTTTGCGGATCCCTGCCAGAGTCTAATGCCATTTGTCAGGTTCGCAGTTCTCCCGGGAAAAGACTCATCTCTATAGGAGGAAGTCTGTTTTCCCCATAGATTTGCTGGTGCGTCCATCGGCAAGATGGCGTTTCAGAAAAGATAGGAACATCACATGAAGGTCGGAATTGTCGGTTGTGGTATGGTCGGTTCCTCCGCCGCTTTTGCCATGATCATGAGTGGTATTGGCCGGGAGATTGTGCTCGTCGATCGCAATACGGCACGAGCCGAAGCGGAAGCCGACGATCTTTTTCATGCTGTCCCTTTTGCGCATAACTTGCGCGTGAAGGCGGGCGGGTACTCAGATCTGGCCAATGCGAGTGTCGTGGTACTCACAGCAGGTGTTAATCAGAAACCAGGGGAAACTCGTCTCGAACTCCTGGGCCGCAATAAAGCGGTCTTCGAAGAGATTGTTCCTCAGGTTCTCAAGTATGCGCCGGGTGCCATGATTGTGGTGGCGTCAAATCCTGTCGATGTCATGACACACCTCACAGCGAATATCGCCATGCGCTACGGCATGTCTTCGAATCGAGTCATTGGCTCGGGAACCATGCTGGATACCGCGCGGTTCCGCACACTGGTGGGAGAAGCCCTGCAGGTCGACTCTCACCATGTCCATGCCTATGTGATTGGTGAGCATGGCGATTCCGAAGTTTTGACATGGTCGCTGGCCACAGTCGCCGGGCTGCACCTCGATGAATACTGCCATTCTCTGGGAATCTGTCTGCATGAGCATCAGAAGCAGATCATCGATGACCGGGTGCGTGGTGCTGCATATCGCATCATTCAGGGAAAAGGCTCGACGTACTACGGGATCGGTTCAGCTCTGGCTCGACTGGTGAAAACCATTCTGAATGACCATCGAGCCGTGTTGACAGTTTGTGCCCGCGAGAAGCTGGTCGAAGGTGTCGAGGACGTCACACTCTCGATGCCCCGGATTGTGGGTGGCTCTGGTGTCCAATCGACAATTCCATTGCACCTGGCTCCCGAGGAGCATCAGGGGTTGCGAAAAAGCGCTCTCGTATTGAAAGAAGCCATCAGTTCGATTGAAACGTAATGCGGGCAGTCGCAACTTGATTTGGAGTTTTTGAGGAGGGGAACCGGGCTCGGACAGGCAGAATCTGCCGACGCCTCAATAGATGGAGGATGTCGGAGGACTTCGAGCAGTACTTGTTCAAAAAATGGAATGTCAGTGGATTAACTTTCGTGGCTTCGCCAGTCGATATAATCGTTAATCTCGCCCTCCATTCATCTGAATTGTTCGTGCCAATTGCCGCCAGTTCAGCCTGCCTGCCCCTCTTCACAAATTGAACTCCTCCCAATGTTTGCTCAGCAAATATTCTTGCCAGAGGTTCAGCGAAGACGTGAGAGCCATCGTTTGGGTTTGAATTCAACTGCCCGATTTCAGCGAACTTTGACTTCCACAAAAGTGGTTCTGGTTGCGGGGCTGATGATGGCCTGGAGTATCTGTCTGGCCGTAAGCTCGGCTTTCGCCCAACATTCTCAGGCACCGGTTTACTTTGAGCCGGAGTTGCTGGCGCAGAGCAATCAGGGTTTTCTGAAGCTTCCTGACGAACTGCTTTCTGCTCCTGCTGTCGAAGAAACGGATTCGACAAATGATCAATTGTTGGAGGATCTTCGTCTGCTGCGACAACGTCTAGACATTATTGAGGATGAATTGGCAGCCGAAAGAGCCCAGCAGAAGAAGTCTGAATTCACAGCCAAAGTCGCCAAAGAAAAACGTCCCTCCATCGACTGGACAGCCCAGCTTCAGGTCGACACGGTTTTCTCAGATCAATCCGAGGAAAATCGACTCGCTGTGGGTGACGCACCCAACGGTACCGATTTTCGCCGAGCCCGGCTGGGAGCCGTCGGACGATATCAGGAATTTTACGAGTATCGCATCGAAATGGATTTTGCTCTCCCCGGCAGACCATCATTTCTGGATGTCTGGGTGGGGCATCATAATGTGAAATACTTTGGAACCATCCGTGTCGGGCATTTCTTTGAACCCGTTAGTCTAGAAAGGCTCTCGGCCAATCGGTTCAGCACATTTATGGAGCGAGGACTGGCCGATGCGATTGTTCCTGCGCGTAACACAGGGATTGCTGTCCATAATGCGACAGAATCTCAACGTCTGATGTGGCAGTATGGCTTTTTTAAGTCAGGCAGCGACAACTACGGCGATGACACCGGCGACTCTCCCGACTGGGCTTTCTCTCATCGTATCGTGTGGGCACCGGGGCTGGATAAAGCCAACACACGTTACCTGAATCACTTTGGTTTTGCTCATAGCATCCGGCGGCCGGATGATCGTCTTTACAGCATTGCCTCGACACCAGAAATCCGTATGTCAGAAACTGGCGGGGCAAGCATTCCGAACTTTGTGAACACGGGAAACATCCCTGCCAGTACCGTCGATTTGATCAATTTTGAAATGGCCTTCGTGCGTGGGCCGCTGTCATTTCAGACCGAATACAATTATGCGCAGGTCGATCAGATCAATGGGCCGCGTGTGAATTTCCACGGAGCTTATGCATTTGTGAGCTGGTTCATAACTGGTGAGCATCGACCCTACGCCGTCGCCCAGAATGAAAACTCCAGACCGATCGGCATGTTTGGTCGCCCGATTCCTTTCACAAATGTCTTGCCGGCTCCGGGATCGACAGAGACACCTTCGGGGCCGGGTGCCTGGGAATTGGCTGCTCGCTGGTCCTGGCTTGATCTGAATGACCAGAATATCCAGGGAGGTAATCTCCATGACCTCACTTTTGGGGTGAACTGGTATCTGAACCCTTACACGAAGGTGCAGTTCAACTACATCCACCCAATCCTCTACAAACAGAATTTCGGTACCAGCACTGCCAATTTTGTCGGCATGCGTGTGAACTGGGACTTTTAAACTGGGGTTCAGATTCACGTCGAACAAGCGAGCAACTTCTCGGCATGCCCGGGCTAGTGATGTTCCGGTCTGCTCGAAAGCCGAACTCGTGCGCAGTGGTATTGGGGATCACGGGGATTCAGGAACACGGATGACCCCGAAACTCTTCGAAATCGACAGATTGCAATTATCCCTCAATCTCCTTTGTCTCACGTGATCAATCACAGAGGGTCTCGTCGGCTCTGGCCGCAATTTCTGCCGATGAATCTGTATGTCCAGGTTTCCAAGAATGCAGATTCATAGTTTCCAGGGGAGTCTGGCGGGCGATTCTTTCGCCGTCAGGGCCAATATGCTGAGGTTCCGCCTGAGTACCAGCT from Planctopirus ephydatiae encodes:
- the zwf gene encoding glucose-6-phosphate dehydrogenase → MTGQSTTTPQATVVIFGASGDLTARKLLPALYDLWNDGYLSDTSPIVGVARREKSHEEFRNEIFEAIQSSVRDGKIPAEKWASFSARLYYRQTDISDGNEYAGLDEDLKALEAQAGHGANRVIYMATSPDLFLPAVEHLSLAGMIPDRDDERWLRVVFEKPFGHDLESAQQLSANLKRLLREDQIYRIDHYLGKETVQNILLFRFGNSIFEPLLNRSHVEHVQITVAESQGMERGRGGYYDKSGALRDVLQNHVLQLLCLIGMEPPARFLASDLHDEKLKVLKCLRPGTKGDISSWVVPGQYSTGMVDGQTAISYLSEDRIAPDSRTETYVAMKVEIDNWRWAGVPFYLRTGKRLPKRVSEIAIQFKLPPLNLFSTVECEGDICDLVGARPNTLIFRIQPSESISLRFSTKQPGMQYQIHPVKMDFKYEEAFTQALPEAYERLLLEVLRGDSTLFMRSDELEAAWQFVDPVLNFWEKKTVVPEPYRAGSWGPREADELLWESGHRWRTPGESGPSGELKPAT
- a CDS encoding HNH endonuclease, with translation MIAGRTTGLHASVLALNRHYAAVQVISAKRAFCLLAKELAEVISVEERSYQSLDFGQWLEISQIKASLGDYEEDADWVQSVSFAIQVPKIIRLLSYDRMPRNAVKFNRRNIFLRDENRCQYCGKKFSLHKLSLDHVMPKSRGGPTSWENIVCSCLDCNVRKGGRTPHEAGMKLMSTPSKPSRSPTMQQHLDSSKYRSWKAFIHGE
- a CDS encoding OprO/OprP family phosphate-selective porin; translation: MGLNSTARFQRTLTSTKVVLVAGLMMAWSICLAVSSAFAQHSQAPVYFEPELLAQSNQGFLKLPDELLSAPAVEETDSTNDQLLEDLRLLRQRLDIIEDELAAERAQQKKSEFTAKVAKEKRPSIDWTAQLQVDTVFSDQSEENRLAVGDAPNGTDFRRARLGAVGRYQEFYEYRIEMDFALPGRPSFLDVWVGHHNVKYFGTIRVGHFFEPVSLERLSANRFSTFMERGLADAIVPARNTGIAVHNATESQRLMWQYGFFKSGSDNYGDDTGDSPDWAFSHRIVWAPGLDKANTRYLNHFGFAHSIRRPDDRLYSIASTPEIRMSETGGASIPNFVNTGNIPASTVDLINFEMAFVRGPLSFQTEYNYAQVDQINGPRVNFHGAYAFVSWFITGEHRPYAVAQNENSRPIGMFGRPIPFTNVLPAPGSTETPSGPGAWELAARWSWLDLNDQNIQGGNLHDLTFGVNWYLNPYTKVQFNYIHPILYKQNFGTSTANFVGMRVNWDF
- a CDS encoding L-lactate dehydrogenase; the encoded protein is MKVGIVGCGMVGSSAAFAMIMSGIGREIVLVDRNTARAEAEADDLFHAVPFAHNLRVKAGGYSDLANASVVVLTAGVNQKPGETRLELLGRNKAVFEEIVPQVLKYAPGAMIVVASNPVDVMTHLTANIAMRYGMSSNRVIGSGTMLDTARFRTLVGEALQVDSHHVHAYVIGEHGDSEVLTWSLATVAGLHLDEYCHSLGICLHEHQKQIIDDRVRGAAYRIIQGKGSTYYGIGSALARLVKTILNDHRAVLTVCAREKLVEGVEDVTLSMPRIVGGSGVQSTIPLHLAPEEHQGLRKSALVLKEAISSIET